In one Niveibacterium umoris genomic region, the following are encoded:
- a CDS encoding urease accessory UreF family protein, whose product MSSLAALTRLLHLASPALPVGAFSYSQGLEWAVECGWVSNEAQARDWIGDLMRYGIARCEAPALVAMMRAWRTGEVSEVLRLDAEFLATRESMELRAETVQMGYSCARLLRELETLPAFTRQALTGIGELSYPAAWSAAAAAWTLPPEDAIVAYLWAWLENQVMAAVKIVPLGQSAGQRLLVALGEPIPALARAAMTIAPDEWENFTPGLAWASAMHEGQYTRLFRS is encoded by the coding sequence GTGAGCTCGCTCGCCGCGCTGACGCGCCTGCTGCATCTCGCCAGCCCGGCCCTGCCGGTCGGCGCCTTCAGCTATTCGCAAGGGCTCGAGTGGGCGGTGGAGTGCGGCTGGGTCAGTAACGAAGCGCAGGCGCGCGACTGGATCGGCGACCTGATGCGCTATGGCATCGCGCGCTGCGAAGCGCCCGCGCTGGTCGCGATGATGCGTGCCTGGCGCACCGGCGAAGTGAGCGAAGTGTTGCGGCTCGACGCCGAGTTCCTCGCTACACGAGAATCCATGGAACTGCGCGCCGAGACCGTGCAGATGGGCTACTCCTGCGCGCGCCTGCTGCGCGAACTGGAAACCTTGCCGGCCTTCACCCGCCAGGCGCTGACCGGCATCGGCGAACTCTCCTACCCCGCCGCCTGGTCCGCTGCCGCCGCTGCCTGGACCCTGCCGCCGGAAGACGCGATCGTCGCCTACCTGTGGGCCTGGCTTGAAAACCAGGTGATGGCCGCGGTCAAGATCGTGCCGCTCGGCCAAAGCGCCGGCCAACGCCTGCTCGTCGCCCTCGGCGAACCGATCCCCGCGCTCGCACGTGCGGCGATGACGATCGCGCCGGATGAATGGGAGAACTTTACGCCGGGGCTGGCGTGGGCGAGTGCGATGCATGAAGGGCAGTACACGAGGTTGTTCAGGTCATGA
- a CDS encoding GNAT family N-acetyltransferase has product MSLSISTAAPDSDDARALLDALSDTLAAITGDSGRSSFDPADVRGPGARFVIARDASGEAVGCGAYRPLQPGVAELKRMFARTRGGGIGRSLLAELEHSAAADGFRELWLETRRVNLTAVAFYRAHGYREIPNYGRYIGRPEAICFGKTLASMEAAA; this is encoded by the coding sequence ATGAGCCTGAGCATTAGCACCGCCGCACCGGATTCAGACGACGCGCGGGCCTTGCTCGATGCGCTGTCCGACACGCTCGCCGCAATCACCGGCGATAGTGGCCGCAGTAGCTTCGACCCCGCCGACGTACGCGGGCCCGGCGCGCGCTTCGTGATCGCCCGCGACGCGAGCGGTGAAGCCGTGGGCTGCGGCGCCTACCGCCCACTGCAGCCGGGCGTCGCCGAGCTCAAGCGCATGTTTGCGCGCACACGCGGCGGCGGCATCGGACGCAGCCTGCTTGCTGAACTTGAACACAGCGCCGCCGCCGATGGCTTTCGCGAGTTGTGGCTGGAAACCCGGCGCGTGAACCTCACCGCGGTCGCCTTCTACCGCGCCCACGGCTATCGCGAGATCCCCAACTACGGCCGCTACATCGGGCGGCCCGAGGCGATCTGCTTTGGCAAGACACTTGCCTCAATGGAGGCCGCCGCGTGA
- a CDS encoding GNAT family N-acetyltransferase — MVTVANLRIAPADPGAPAIRDLIAELDALMHALYPAESNHLLDVETLRQPHVRFLAAQLAGDVVGCGAYVAYSDYAEIKRMFVAPRCRGLGIARRLLATLEADAVNAGLPLTRLETGIHQPEALGLYERAGYRTRPPFGDYAEDPLSVFMEKALHLAPA; from the coding sequence ATGGTCACTGTCGCCAACCTTCGCATCGCGCCCGCCGACCCCGGCGCGCCGGCGATCCGCGACCTGATCGCCGAGCTGGACGCGCTGATGCATGCGCTCTACCCGGCCGAGAGCAATCACTTGCTCGACGTCGAAACGCTGCGGCAGCCGCATGTGCGCTTTCTCGCGGCACAGCTGGCCGGCGATGTGGTCGGTTGCGGTGCCTACGTCGCGTATTCGGACTACGCCGAAATCAAGCGCATGTTCGTCGCACCACGCTGCCGTGGCCTGGGCATCGCCCGCCGCTTGCTCGCCACACTCGAAGCCGACGCGGTGAATGCCGGCCTGCCGCTCACCCGGCTCGAAACCGGCATCCATCAGCCGGAAGCGCTGGGCCTCTATGAGCGCGCCGGCTACCGCACACGCCCGCCCTTCGGCGACTACGCTGAAGATCCGCTCTCCGTTTTCATGGAAAAGGCGCTGCATCTGGCGCCCGCTTGA
- a CDS encoding urease subunit beta, protein MIPGELDTPEGDIELNAGRPTITVVVANTGDRPIQVGSHYHFAETNAALDFDRAAAHGFRLDIAAGTAVRFEPGQTRTVTLVALAGERKVFGFRGLVMGDL, encoded by the coding sequence ATGATTCCCGGAGAACTCGACACGCCCGAGGGCGACATCGAACTCAACGCCGGCCGGCCAACGATTACCGTAGTCGTCGCGAATACCGGCGACCGCCCGATCCAGGTCGGCTCGCACTACCACTTCGCTGAAACCAACGCGGCGCTGGATTTCGACCGCGCCGCCGCACACGGCTTCCGTCTCGACATCGCCGCGGGCACCGCGGTGCGCTTCGAGCCGGGCCAGACCCGCACGGTCACGCTGGTCGCGCTCGCGGGCGAGCGCAAGGTCTTCGGTTTCCGCGGCCTCGTGATGGGAGATCTGTAA
- a CDS encoding GNAT family N-acetyltransferase, producing MQIERLTPSTFATHRDALATLLIDAVEGGASVGFVLPISRETALAWVDGLAASVADGSRMIWLALDAGNALGSVQLELAMRQNGRNRAEVQKLMVMQTARRLGIARALMATAEDAAFSMQRGLLFLDTEAGSPAEAFYRALGWHYAGGLPEYACSPEGVWAANAIYYKTLFRRNAA from the coding sequence ATGCAGATCGAGCGGCTGACGCCGAGCACCTTCGCCACCCATCGCGACGCACTCGCGACGCTGCTGATCGACGCCGTCGAGGGCGGCGCCTCGGTCGGTTTCGTGCTGCCGATCTCGCGCGAAACCGCACTGGCATGGGTGGACGGACTCGCCGCTTCGGTCGCAGACGGCTCGCGCATGATCTGGCTCGCGCTCGACGCTGGAAATGCCCTCGGCAGCGTGCAGCTCGAGCTGGCGATGCGCCAGAACGGCCGTAACCGCGCCGAGGTGCAGAAGCTGATGGTGATGCAGACCGCGCGCCGGCTTGGCATTGCCCGCGCGCTGATGGCTACGGCTGAAGACGCGGCCTTCTCCATGCAGCGCGGACTGCTCTTTCTCGACACCGAAGCCGGCTCGCCGGCTGAAGCCTTCTACCGCGCACTCGGCTGGCACTACGCCGGCGGTCTGCCCGAATACGCCTGCTCGCCCGAAGGCGTGTGGGCTGCAAACGCGATTTACTACAAGACCCTGTTCCGGAGGAACGCCGCATGA
- the ureE gene encoding urease accessory protein UreE: MLLIESLYTGDATPTEKLVLNFDARTKSRLRTTLASAEEVGLFLPRGTILRGGDLLQAKDGRIVEVVSAPESLLEAQCASAFELARAAYHLGNRHVAVQVGAGWLRIQADHVLETMLIGLGAQVRPVTAAFEPEAGAYAHGHHHSERGATEAKIHMMAGA; encoded by the coding sequence ATGCTGCTGATCGAATCCCTCTACACCGGCGACGCCACGCCGACCGAAAAACTGGTTCTGAACTTCGACGCCCGCACCAAGAGCCGGCTGCGCACCACACTGGCCAGCGCTGAGGAAGTCGGGCTGTTCCTGCCACGCGGCACGATCCTGCGCGGCGGCGATCTGCTGCAGGCCAAGGATGGCCGCATCGTTGAAGTGGTGTCGGCGCCCGAGTCACTGCTCGAAGCGCAGTGCGCGAGTGCCTTTGAACTCGCCCGCGCCGCCTACCATCTTGGCAACCGCCATGTGGCGGTGCAGGTCGGTGCCGGCTGGCTGCGCATCCAGGCCGACCATGTGCTGGAAACCATGCTGATCGGGCTCGGCGCGCAAGTGCGTCCCGTGACCGCCGCATTCGAGCCGGAGGCCGGTGCCTACGCCCACGGCCACCACCATAGCGAACGCGGCGCCACCGAAGCCAAGATCCACATGATGGCCGGCGCATGA
- the ureC gene encoding urease subunit alpha, with protein sequence MAKISRRAYAEMFGPTTGDRVRLADTELWIEVEKDYTLYGEEVKFGGGKVIRDGMGQGQKLSHEVADTVITNALILDHWGIVKADIAIKAGRIAAIGKAGNPDIQPGITIAIGAGTEIIAGEGMIVTAGGIDTHIHFICPQQIDEALMSGVTTMLGGGTGPATGTFATTCTPGPWHIARMLEAADAFPMNLGFLGKGNVSLPGPLAEQIEAGAIGLKLHEDWGTTPAAIDNCLAVAEQYDVQVAIHSDTLNESGFVEDTAAAFKGRTIHTFHTEGAGGGHAPDIVKLAGLPNVLPSSTNPTRPYTVNTIDEHLDMLMVCHHLDASIAEDVAFAESRIRRETIAAEDILHDIGAISMYSSDSQAMGRVGEVVIRCWQTAHKMKVQRGALPGDGERNDNFRAKRYIAKYTINPAIAHGIAHEVGSIEVGKLADLVVWKPAFFGVKPSLIIKGGMIAAAAMGDANASIPTPQPVHYRPMFGSFGGALKTSVTFVSQAALDNGSVAKLGLSKPLVAVKNIRRVTKADMIHNDWCGRIDVDAETYQVRADGELLTCEPASVLPMAQRYFLF encoded by the coding sequence ATGGCGAAAATCTCGCGCCGCGCCTATGCGGAAATGTTCGGCCCCACCACCGGCGACCGCGTGCGCCTCGCTGACACCGAACTCTGGATCGAAGTCGAGAAGGACTACACCCTCTACGGCGAGGAAGTGAAGTTCGGCGGCGGCAAGGTGATCCGCGACGGCATGGGCCAGGGCCAGAAGCTCTCGCATGAAGTGGCCGACACGGTGATCACCAACGCGCTGATCCTGGACCACTGGGGCATCGTCAAGGCTGACATCGCGATCAAGGCAGGCCGCATCGCCGCGATCGGCAAGGCCGGCAACCCGGACATCCAGCCCGGCATCACCATTGCGATCGGCGCCGGCACCGAGATCATCGCCGGCGAGGGCATGATCGTCACCGCTGGCGGCATCGACACGCACATCCACTTCATCTGCCCGCAGCAGATCGACGAAGCGCTGATGAGCGGCGTGACCACCATGCTGGGCGGCGGCACCGGGCCGGCCACCGGCACCTTTGCGACCACCTGCACGCCGGGCCCGTGGCACATCGCACGCATGCTCGAAGCGGCCGATGCCTTCCCGATGAACCTCGGCTTCCTCGGCAAGGGCAACGTATCCCTGCCAGGCCCGCTCGCCGAGCAGATCGAAGCCGGCGCGATCGGGCTCAAGCTGCACGAAGACTGGGGCACGACGCCGGCTGCGATCGACAACTGCCTCGCCGTGGCCGAGCAGTACGACGTGCAGGTCGCTATCCACTCCGACACGCTCAACGAATCGGGCTTCGTCGAAGACACCGCCGCCGCCTTCAAGGGCCGCACCATCCACACCTTCCACACCGAAGGGGCGGGCGGCGGCCATGCGCCGGACATCGTCAAGCTCGCCGGCCTGCCCAACGTGCTGCCGAGCTCGACCAACCCGACGCGGCCCTACACCGTGAACACCATCGACGAGCATCTCGACATGCTGATGGTGTGCCACCACCTCGACGCCTCGATCGCTGAGGACGTGGCCTTCGCCGAGAGCCGCATCCGCCGCGAGACCATTGCCGCCGAAGACATCCTGCACGACATCGGCGCGATCTCGATGTACTCGTCGGACTCGCAGGCCATGGGCCGTGTCGGCGAAGTGGTGATCCGCTGCTGGCAGACCGCGCACAAGATGAAGGTGCAGCGCGGCGCCCTGCCGGGTGACGGTGAGCGCAACGACAACTTCCGCGCCAAGCGCTACATCGCCAAGTACACGATCAACCCGGCGATCGCACACGGCATCGCGCATGAAGTCGGCTCGATCGAAGTCGGCAAGCTCGCCGACCTGGTGGTGTGGAAGCCCGCCTTCTTCGGCGTGAAGCCCAGCCTCATCATCAAGGGCGGCATGATCGCCGCGGCCGCGATGGGCGACGCCAACGCTTCGATCCCGACGCCGCAGCCGGTGCACTACCGCCCGATGTTCGGCAGCTTCGGCGGCGCACTGAAGACCTCCGTCACCTTCGTGTCGCAGGCGGCGCTGGACAACGGCAGCGTCGCGAAACTCGGTCTGTCGAAACCGCTGGTGGCGGTGAAGAACATCCGCAGGGTCACCAAGGCCGACATGATCCACAACGACTGGTGCGGCCGCATCGACGTCGACGCCGAGACCTACCAGGTGCGTGCCGATGGTGAGTTGCTGACCTGCGAGCCGGCCAGCGTACTGCCGATGGCGCAGCGCTACTTCCTGTTCTGA